In one Brevibacillus choshinensis genomic region, the following are encoded:
- a CDS encoding cupin domain-containing protein yields MSNLSRTVGNPHNGESVTFLKTTEETNGEYLLFRTDLPSNIGIFLHYHTELVESFEGVSGNLDLTVDGKTITLQKGDKAVAPLDKRHYFHNNTKEMVSFNVEIRPAGQFEAFVRCGYGLDTDGRSFYMPLLKQYLPKNILLLGTLFEMGAFYVPYLPLFLQKAIFGLLAKLSTWTGAAKTLEKYYIPSQEDQRISS; encoded by the coding sequence ATGTCAAATTTAAGTCGTACCGTTGGAAATCCCCATAACGGGGAAAGTGTCACTTTCTTAAAAACCACCGAGGAAACGAATGGGGAATACCTGTTATTCCGAACAGACCTACCATCCAATATTGGAATCTTCTTACACTATCATACAGAACTTGTGGAAAGCTTTGAAGGTGTTAGTGGCAATTTAGATCTTACAGTTGATGGAAAAACGATCACCTTGCAAAAAGGAGATAAAGCCGTTGCTCCGCTCGACAAGAGACACTACTTTCATAATAACACCAAGGAAATGGTCAGCTTTAACGTAGAAATCAGGCCAGCCGGTCAATTCGAAGCATTCGTCCGCTGCGGATATGGATTGGATACCGATGGAAGAAGCTTTTACATGCCGCTCCTGAAGCAATATCTCCCGAAAAATATTTTGCTCTTGGGCACACTCTTTGAAATGGGCGCTTTTTATGTCCCTTACCTACCACTTTTCCTACAAAAAGCAATATTTGGCCTGCTAGCGAAACTCTCGACATGGACAGGTGCAGCGAAGACTTTGGAAAAGTACTACATCCCTTCACAGGAAGACCAACGCATTTCAAGTTAA
- a CDS encoding GAP1-N2 domain-containing protein: MSRQPILQQYYTRGRQGIFRSNEGYDTVAKSTGLDNSFIKKTLHPFCVYDAPRLLQERGENDLSLYPEARVSFRAESGELVVGRSVFVGADFTGQRNTFFSHNYVIPAERRDDFIKEPAKIFGLRAFAQEHANTAGKELPMLAELPFQTSSVKDQRQWLRHIGIDERIFKQLLYAVMMSLSSKRKVYISLDGEVGAAAADARQLLELLYSCLPYEMRRHFGFLTYCNEPQSKKHIHVMFVEKGSIRPGAGFTEKDYVFDLAHERILQVDWQEGAHSYLDFAWEYVNEPRVLASFHDFCEEVLAGADTTFMLRLATYYELCALYLIEKGRLAVYEQNRAGIWQVLQHFLSQDGLVNKSRLLQLRDALFREETESLTNKKFPASEIISQMLKAYSAIPKERISTELVTFMMNVLLKGKTARQSGYVAEVYQHLSNDQELFGFLMRSVFGYKQVVKPLFEDYLADRLASFSKISQVLQEIEFWTETAPPALRNLFFMTATREKVISLFARERQKLQAALTIHDFFESQDGVSGFADELLDELDKSLLKQIALDSLSWDDFGKIMTLLEEKPQTFTGELDLESRQKLAHISQMAILTENREVPLPEQFFRQWDEKEMAIQQKLIVNLLGRPLEPDSFPLVALVFYRAELQGQDSFAYSDLLRFVGDNGGEEVLYSFIQWSMTQRMFFTGKYISPGYRQALKGLLLENRGRRLRDKEWKKRWFSVRHADFRKLLEEVRSETSSPLMKLFRGKSTALLSVIILLAAGAVGSFFLFMPDAVPVAPATPGGGETAEQPYPTEPVEFVPVYQLMLEPQIRPLHRTNEF; the protein is encoded by the coding sequence GTGAGCCGTCAGCCCATCTTGCAGCAGTATTACACCCGCGGGCGACAAGGGATATTCCGTTCAAACGAAGGCTACGATACCGTCGCCAAATCGACAGGGCTGGACAACTCGTTTATTAAAAAAACGCTCCACCCTTTTTGTGTCTACGATGCGCCCCGGCTTTTGCAGGAGCGAGGGGAGAATGATCTGTCGCTCTATCCCGAAGCGCGCGTTTCCTTTCGGGCTGAGTCAGGCGAGCTGGTTGTCGGGCGCAGTGTCTTCGTCGGAGCCGATTTTACAGGCCAACGTAATACGTTTTTTAGCCATAACTACGTCATCCCGGCAGAACGGCGGGATGATTTCATCAAAGAACCAGCAAAAATATTCGGTCTGAGAGCTTTTGCACAAGAGCACGCCAACACTGCAGGAAAAGAACTGCCGATGCTGGCCGAGCTTCCTTTTCAGACGAGTTCGGTAAAAGATCAAAGACAGTGGCTACGTCACATCGGAATCGACGAACGGATATTCAAGCAACTTCTGTATGCCGTAATGATGTCGCTCTCGTCCAAAAGGAAGGTCTATATCAGTCTGGACGGGGAGGTTGGAGCCGCTGCAGCGGATGCCCGTCAATTGCTGGAACTGTTGTATAGCTGCCTGCCTTATGAAATGCGCAGGCATTTTGGCTTTCTCACCTACTGCAATGAACCCCAGAGCAAGAAGCATATCCACGTCATGTTCGTGGAAAAGGGAAGCATTCGACCAGGGGCAGGATTCACGGAAAAAGACTATGTGTTCGATCTGGCGCACGAGCGCATTTTGCAAGTCGATTGGCAGGAGGGAGCGCATTCTTATCTGGATTTTGCTTGGGAGTATGTGAATGAACCACGTGTGCTTGCATCGTTTCACGACTTTTGCGAGGAAGTGTTGGCTGGTGCGGATACGACCTTCATGCTGAGATTGGCTACTTATTATGAGCTTTGCGCTCTGTATTTGATCGAAAAAGGGCGTCTCGCCGTCTATGAACAAAACCGCGCAGGTATTTGGCAAGTGCTTCAGCATTTTTTGAGCCAGGATGGTTTGGTGAACAAATCGCGCTTGCTCCAGCTGCGTGATGCTCTATTTCGCGAGGAAACAGAGTCACTGACAAACAAAAAGTTTCCAGCGAGTGAGATCATCAGCCAAATGCTCAAGGCGTACAGTGCGATCCCCAAAGAACGCATTTCTACAGAGCTCGTCACTTTCATGATGAATGTCTTGCTAAAAGGAAAGACAGCTCGCCAAAGCGGTTATGTAGCGGAGGTCTACCAGCATCTGTCCAACGATCAAGAGCTGTTTGGCTTTCTGATGCGTTCCGTTTTCGGCTACAAGCAGGTCGTCAAACCATTATTTGAGGACTATCTCGCGGATCGTCTGGCATCCTTCTCGAAGATCAGCCAAGTCCTACAGGAAATCGAGTTCTGGACGGAAACGGCTCCACCAGCCCTGCGAAATCTGTTCTTTATGACCGCGACACGAGAAAAAGTGATCAGTCTGTTTGCACGGGAAAGGCAAAAGCTGCAAGCTGCGCTAACCATTCACGATTTCTTTGAGAGCCAGGATGGTGTGAGCGGGTTTGCGGATGAGCTTTTGGACGAGCTGGACAAGTCCTTACTCAAGCAGATCGCGTTGGACAGCTTGTCCTGGGATGATTTTGGGAAGATCATGACACTTCTGGAGGAAAAGCCACAGACCTTCACTGGCGAGCTTGATTTGGAGAGCCGTCAAAAGCTTGCGCACATCAGTCAGATGGCGATTCTGACGGAAAATCGAGAAGTACCATTGCCCGAACAGTTCTTTCGCCAATGGGATGAAAAGGAGATGGCTATCCAGCAGAAGCTGATCGTCAATCTATTGGGACGTCCATTAGAGCCAGACAGCTTTCCACTGGTAGCGCTGGTATTTTATCGAGCAGAGCTTCAAGGGCAGGATTCTTTCGCATACAGCGACCTGTTGAGATTCGTCGGAGATAATGGTGGGGAAGAAGTCTTGTATTCCTTTATCCAGTGGAGTATGACGCAACGCATGTTTTTCACAGGCAAATACATCTCGCCCGGTTATCGACAGGCTCTCAAAGGATTATTGCTTGAAAATAGAGGCAGGAGATTGCGTGATAAGGAATGGAAAAAGCGCTGGTTTTCTGTGCGGCATGCCGACTTCCGCAAGCTGCTGGAGGAAGTGCGTAGCGAGACGTCTAGTCCGTTGATGAAGCTGTTTCGAGGCAAATCGACGGCGCTGCTGAGTGTCATCATTTTGCTTGCTGCAGGGGCAGTAGGAAGCTTTTTTCTGTTCATGCCTGATGCCGTGCCAGTTGCACCGGCTACGCCTGGCGGAGGAGAGACAGCCGAACAGCCCTATCCGACAGAACCAGTAGAGTTTGTTCCTGTCTATCAGCTCATGCTGGAACCGCAAATTCGACCGCTACATCGTACAAACGAATTCTAG
- a CDS encoding TRAFAC clade GTPase domain-containing protein, with protein sequence MLTFLKSMFEKKQPVKERLPFYDIVCPYCFAKYAPDQVVFRATHHRQDDEDYALQEDELLNQYRDKFGLDAIDELEAIIDPESIPEESHLYVDNVLAGVTDRYGVISKRRLCPKCHNELPITAGKAPSNIISIVGASQVGKSVYMTSLIHTLQNTTANHFDAACMPLNAQISRKFRENYEAPLFERGQLLDSTQKEKRQEPFIFQFIFKDSEKAPLILVFFDVAGEGMVDREYLELYASHVKNSSGILFLVDPLQIRTIRDRVMLRAGDEPGEFTARYDEPREVVITLFENFIGYQQQSKTDIPTAVVLTKSDMLHLIKEDDGEYIKSNSNVFRNFVHEEYLNMTEFENINGEISRFIEKVDRPFKDALEVYFTNTAYFAVSALGSNPVNQKVSGVVTPIRVDEPFIWLMQQLDYIEGRER encoded by the coding sequence ATGCTGACCTTTTTGAAAAGCATGTTTGAGAAGAAACAGCCAGTAAAGGAAAGACTTCCTTTTTACGATATCGTGTGCCCGTACTGCTTTGCCAAATACGCGCCCGACCAGGTTGTGTTTCGCGCTACCCATCACCGCCAGGACGATGAGGACTATGCGCTGCAGGAAGATGAGCTTTTGAACCAGTACCGAGACAAGTTTGGACTGGATGCGATCGACGAGCTGGAAGCGATCATCGATCCGGAATCCATTCCAGAAGAGAGCCACCTGTATGTAGACAATGTCCTCGCAGGGGTGACGGATCGGTACGGCGTCATTTCCAAGCGCAGGCTTTGTCCCAAATGCCACAACGAACTGCCTATCACGGCAGGAAAAGCACCGAGCAACATCATCTCCATCGTCGGGGCGTCGCAAGTCGGCAAGTCGGTCTACATGACTTCGCTGATCCACACTCTGCAAAATACGACTGCCAATCATTTCGATGCAGCGTGCATGCCGCTCAACGCACAAATCAGCCGGAAATTCCGTGAAAATTACGAGGCACCACTGTTTGAAAGAGGTCAACTCCTCGATTCCACGCAAAAGGAAAAGCGTCAGGAGCCGTTTATCTTTCAATTCATTTTCAAAGATAGCGAAAAAGCGCCGCTCATCCTCGTCTTTTTTGATGTGGCCGGTGAGGGCATGGTCGATCGCGAATACTTGGAGCTATATGCCTCGCATGTGAAGAACTCCTCCGGTATCTTGTTCCTCGTCGATCCGCTGCAAATCAGGACGATCCGGGACAGGGTCATGCTGCGAGCAGGTGATGAACCAGGGGAGTTCACTGCCAGATATGATGAGCCGCGTGAGGTCGTCATTACCTTGTTTGAGAACTTCATTGGGTATCAGCAACAGAGCAAGACGGATATCCCGACGGCTGTCGTCCTGACCAAGAGCGACATGCTGCATTTGATCAAGGAAGACGATGGTGAGTACATCAAGTCCAACAGCAATGTTTTCCGCAATTTCGTCCATGAAGAGTATTTGAATATGACGGAATTTGAGAACATCAACGGGGAGATCAGCCGCTTCATCGAGAAGGTGGATCGACCGTTCAAGGACGCGCTGGAAGTTTACTTTACCAATACTGCCTATTTCGCTGTATCTGCGCTAGGTAGCAACCCGGTCAATCAAAAAGTGAGTGGAGTCGTGACTCCGATCCGGGTGGATGAGCCGTTCATCTGGCTCATGCAACAGCTGGATTACATCGAGGGGAGGGAGCGGTAG
- a CDS encoding vWA domain-containing protein produces the protein MSQRKLSLLMILCSLVGGVIGFVVGEVILSQLSTELPQWLLMGLYFGQYALFVGVMCLVAEMISPRLNGHGWKQRYVGASWKMLVPSTLVMVGVAAMLLQLLYGFSYQRASSTDNIVMLLDTSDSMKVSDPNNQLFQAASDVVRKMDNDMQIAVITFNDRTEVLQPLVQLSDQNVKDTVIAKLQNHPGPSGGTQIEKALQTALEQLQAAQQLNPSSTVVLMSDGYSNVDLQKAMEPYKQANMHIHTVGMSQVDADGTYLLKRIAEETGGTYFNVDHAEELSGIFGQIYDMSRQDRNLVSERTGATSDSTFFAIIRVVGMLIIGGLLGLALGLIFDNRHLAKSFTIGGAVAGLLAGLLLESALTSTDWLDTTIRLLACALMAVVMTLFTVFIPASTSGGQISFKSRIGLGKRSSERMLESGNRTSKRFDS, from the coding sequence ATGAGTCAAAGAAAGCTCAGTCTGCTCATGATTCTGTGTAGCCTGGTTGGTGGTGTGATCGGATTTGTAGTGGGGGAAGTGATCCTGTCCCAGCTGTCCACGGAGTTGCCGCAATGGCTGCTGATGGGTCTGTATTTTGGGCAGTACGCGCTGTTTGTCGGGGTGATGTGTCTCGTTGCCGAAATGATATCGCCTCGTCTAAATGGACATGGCTGGAAGCAAAGGTACGTAGGTGCTTCGTGGAAAATGCTGGTGCCAAGCACGCTGGTAATGGTCGGAGTGGCTGCCATGCTTTTGCAGCTTCTTTACGGCTTCTCCTATCAACGAGCGAGCAGTACGGACAATATCGTGATGCTGCTGGATACGTCCGACAGCATGAAGGTGTCCGATCCAAATAACCAATTGTTTCAGGCGGCGTCTGATGTAGTTAGAAAAATGGATAACGACATGCAAATTGCAGTTATTACTTTTAATGATCGTACTGAAGTATTGCAGCCGCTCGTCCAGCTGAGCGACCAAAATGTAAAAGATACCGTCATCGCGAAGCTGCAGAACCACCCAGGTCCAAGCGGAGGGACTCAAATTGAAAAGGCGCTGCAAACAGCGCTAGAGCAATTGCAGGCTGCACAGCAGCTCAATCCAAGCAGCACCGTAGTGCTCATGTCGGACGGGTACAGTAACGTTGATTTGCAAAAGGCCATGGAGCCGTACAAGCAAGCGAACATGCATATTCACACAGTAGGGATGAGTCAGGTAGATGCGGATGGCACCTATCTGCTAAAACGTATTGCTGAGGAGACGGGTGGTACGTATTTTAACGTCGATCATGCGGAAGAGCTGTCCGGTATTTTTGGGCAGATCTACGATATGAGCCGCCAGGACCGCAACCTGGTTTCCGAACGGACAGGAGCGACATCTGACAGTACGTTTTTCGCGATTATACGCGTGGTGGGCATGTTGATCATCGGTGGATTGCTCGGACTGGCATTGGGACTGATTTTTGACAATCGGCATTTGGCGAAAAGCTTTACCATTGGCGGTGCGGTCGCAGGACTTCTCGCAGGTCTGTTACTGGAGTCTGCACTCACTTCGACGGACTGGCTCGACACGACGATCCGATTGCTCGCTTGCGCTTTGATGGCTGTAGTGATGACGCTGTTCACCGTCTTTATCCCAGCTTCGACGAGCGGTGGCCAGATTTCATTCAAGAGCCGAATCGGGCTGGGAAAACGTTCATCGGAGCGGATGCTGGAGTCAGGAAATCGTACTAGCAAACGTTTTGATTCGTAG
- a CDS encoding tubulin-like doman-containing protein — protein sequence MKAVVREHIQQLDVSLGGGIVSDKIRVDTIDNPMLVIGLGGTGIDALLRLKYQVNRRFKLPVDHLSKKRKEKPDNIEFIAFETNEHDRNKKYKGIGLDPVTEFVLLSNPEIGGVLQNRSILEPYITEWLSPELTITDGISGASGVRQAGRLLLFTKITQVVQTIEKKIKMLCEGTNKKLTVFLLSGLSGGTGSGCFLDIAYIVRGILERDFGSAGVDKVNTLGYLFTPDVNLSNKSLSSHTRDYIMKNGYAALKELDYWMNADERNERFRQQYGSVLNVQSPMPPFNLCHLISATNLEGKALENAYDYCMNVTAENITNFMASEEKRSGEEFAIHDYISNIRTNINQMPKAYAANYQYNVIGASSAVLPIEEMTTYLAYRLFKKMEKMFTVSPTQEDAEKFARKLGIDIDSISRKFEERVPEPLPGYENSERLNYSNVISQQVVSVDHELEQGYLAKAREQYIKSKKQLPGELIAVFGDMIKRVFLHPQQGPFYASRLIQSDKGFCLMKMILSYVESLKANLESFPREIEGARETAHEKLGDARSAFISKEKKKNIYIDAKINEYQLLADQEKLEQMIEFYEELHRLLNAENNRIYSVFTEVLNTLNQIFEKNGDILINGSEESDRTGNKTYYWNIVNVPDIAKVIGNILEQKDADDLIRDFTSELLERSDQWVKEQELDIVRSISDFLSEKFGELITKSMEDFLVIKYGQDETLDRIVERKIASKLDEEAIPVFHLSNNLGNMHFPSWGFVSVPLKAPAILKGIKNYQDTAISGSRFTVKESEVKNRIFWLNTKNGIPLFVYTPLKVYEESYERTILEREGIGRHLVQTEKNNWAYLPSPIPEKSWGDTYQNDRIKAYNAGVRRLFDRALSFGSIREKGSDSKTSSRYECIVTKPFNLASYMDAQQLPKDSSKLSPGEIKRVLSELKGFMKDGLEREFARDIFGSINEDMAKENLIRFPELIHLMQEEVRKYEEIEQKIAELEQMVGAIQGEEELVTRFIEALYTGTICKKGALYVYDKDEEEEAWDPFVNLMKVNKHVEYALYEQFRALEAKKMALLNRKAARRSDAMTSAEDTATLVSSLDEIAAAFQGTKNDLEYDRDEFVNGEELYRFYKKVWAKVNDMRKTLQ from the coding sequence ATGAAAGCAGTAGTGAGAGAACATATTCAGCAGTTGGACGTATCGCTTGGCGGAGGAATCGTCAGCGACAAGATTCGGGTAGACACGATTGACAACCCGATGCTCGTCATCGGTTTGGGCGGTACGGGTATCGATGCACTTTTGCGTTTGAAATATCAAGTAAACCGACGTTTCAAGCTGCCGGTGGATCACCTGTCCAAGAAGCGCAAGGAAAAGCCGGACAATATCGAGTTCATCGCATTCGAGACCAATGAGCATGACCGCAACAAGAAGTACAAAGGTATTGGATTAGATCCGGTAACGGAGTTTGTTCTGCTCTCCAATCCTGAGATTGGGGGCGTGCTGCAAAACCGCAGCATTCTCGAGCCGTACATCACAGAGTGGCTTTCGCCTGAATTGACCATCACGGATGGAATCAGCGGAGCGTCGGGTGTGAGACAGGCAGGTCGCTTGCTCCTGTTTACGAAAATCACGCAGGTCGTGCAAACCATCGAGAAAAAGATCAAAATGCTGTGCGAAGGCACCAACAAAAAATTGACAGTTTTCTTGCTGAGCGGCCTTTCTGGTGGTACGGGCAGCGGCTGTTTCCTCGATATCGCCTACATCGTGCGCGGGATTTTGGAGCGCGACTTTGGCAGCGCTGGGGTGGACAAGGTCAACACGCTGGGCTATTTGTTCACACCAGACGTGAATCTGTCCAACAAGAGCCTCAGCTCCCATACACGTGACTACATCATGAAAAACGGCTATGCAGCACTGAAGGAACTGGACTATTGGATGAATGCGGACGAGCGCAATGAGCGTTTCCGTCAGCAATACGGCAGTGTGTTGAACGTGCAATCGCCAATGCCGCCGTTCAACCTGTGCCATTTGATTTCCGCCACCAATCTGGAAGGCAAAGCGCTGGAAAACGCCTACGACTACTGCATGAACGTGACGGCGGAGAATATCACGAACTTCATGGCGAGCGAAGAAAAGCGTTCGGGTGAAGAGTTTGCGATCCATGACTATATCAGCAACATTCGCACGAACATCAACCAGATGCCGAAAGCGTACGCGGCCAACTACCAGTACAACGTCATCGGTGCTTCGTCTGCGGTGCTGCCGATCGAAGAAATGACGACCTATCTGGCATACCGCCTGTTTAAAAAGATGGAGAAAATGTTCACGGTATCCCCTACGCAGGAGGATGCAGAGAAATTTGCTCGCAAGCTCGGCATCGATATCGACTCGATTTCCCGCAAGTTTGAGGAGCGAGTTCCTGAGCCGTTGCCGGGATATGAAAATAGCGAACGACTGAACTACAGCAACGTCATCAGCCAGCAGGTGGTGAGCGTCGACCACGAGCTGGAGCAAGGCTATCTGGCCAAGGCGAGAGAGCAGTACATCAAGTCCAAGAAGCAGCTGCCGGGTGAATTGATCGCGGTATTCGGCGATATGATCAAGCGGGTATTCTTGCATCCGCAGCAAGGCCCTTTCTACGCATCCCGTCTAATTCAATCAGACAAAGGCTTCTGCCTGATGAAGATGATCCTGTCTTATGTAGAAAGTCTCAAAGCGAATCTGGAGAGCTTCCCGCGTGAAATCGAGGGTGCGCGTGAGACTGCCCACGAAAAGCTGGGAGATGCTCGCAGCGCCTTCATTTCCAAGGAGAAAAAGAAAAATATCTACATCGATGCAAAGATCAACGAGTACCAGCTCTTGGCTGATCAGGAGAAGCTGGAGCAGATGATCGAGTTCTACGAAGAGCTGCACCGTCTGCTGAATGCGGAAAACAACCGAATCTATAGCGTGTTTACAGAAGTGCTGAATACGCTCAATCAGATCTTTGAAAAGAACGGCGACATCCTCATCAACGGCAGCGAGGAAAGTGATCGCACCGGCAATAAGACGTACTACTGGAACATCGTCAACGTACCGGATATCGCCAAGGTCATCGGCAACATTCTGGAGCAAAAGGATGCCGACGATCTGATTCGGGACTTCACCAGCGAACTGCTGGAACGTTCGGATCAATGGGTCAAGGAACAGGAACTGGATATCGTCAGGTCCATCTCAGACTTCTTGTCGGAGAAATTCGGCGAGCTGATCACCAAGTCCATGGAGGATTTCCTGGTGATCAAATACGGTCAGGACGAGACGCTGGACCGCATCGTGGAGCGCAAAATTGCGAGCAAGCTGGATGAAGAGGCGATCCCGGTATTCCATTTGAGCAACAATCTCGGCAACATGCACTTCCCGTCCTGGGGCTTCGTCTCGGTGCCATTGAAAGCACCAGCGATTTTAAAAGGGATCAAAAACTATCAGGATACGGCAATCAGTGGTTCCCGCTTTACGGTCAAAGAAAGCGAAGTCAAAAACCGCATTTTCTGGCTGAACACCAAAAACGGGATTCCACTGTTCGTCTACACGCCGTTGAAGGTGTACGAGGAAAGCTACGAGCGCACCATCTTGGAACGTGAGGGTATCGGTCGCCATCTCGTGCAGACAGAAAAGAACAACTGGGCGTACTTGCCTTCGCCGATCCCGGAAAAATCGTGGGGAGATACGTACCAAAACGACCGGATCAAGGCGTACAATGCGGGCGTCCGTCGTCTGTTCGATCGCGCGCTGAGCTTTGGCAGCATTCGGGAAAAAGGCAGCGACAGCAAAACCAGCAGCCGTTACGAGTGCATCGTCACCAAACCATTTAACCTGGCATCTTATATGGACGCTCAGCAGCTGCCAAAAGACAGCTCCAAGCTCAGCCCGGGAGAAATCAAGCGCGTCTTATCTGAGCTGAAAGGCTTTATGAAGGATGGTTTGGAGCGTGAGTTCGCTCGCGATATTTTTGGCAGCATCAATGAAGACATGGCCAAGGAAAACTTGATTCGTTTCCCAGAGCTGATCCACCTGATGCAGGAGGAAGTGCGCAAATACGAAGAGATCGAGCAAAAGATCGCCGAGCTGGAGCAAATGGTGGGAGCGATCCAAGGGGAAGAAGAGCTGGTGACTCGCTTTATCGAGGCTCTGTATACCGGAACGATCTGCAAAAAAGGCGCGCTCTACGTCTACGACAAGGATGAAGAAGAAGAGGCATGGGACCCGTTCGTCAATCTGATGAAGGTAAACAAGCATGTGGAGTACGCTCTCTACGAGCAATTCCGCGCCCTCGAAGCCAAAAAGATGGCCTTGCTGAATCGCAAGGCGGCGAGACGCAGTGATGCGATGACATCGGCAGAAGATACGGCGACATTGGTCAGCAGCCTCGACGAGATCGCTGCCGCTTTCCAGGGAACCAAAAATGATCTGGAATACGATCGCGACGAATTCGTAAATGGTGAAGAGTTGTACCGTTTTTACAAAAAAGTGTGGGCAAAAGTAAACGATATGCGCAAGACGCTGCAATAG
- a CDS encoding vWA domain-containing protein, translated as MIRFSVLCRYVLCTALLLVSVMTGTQPGFAQTSGSNMDAVLVVDVSNSMTQSDKNKVSNEAMKMFVDMTSIQKNKIGVISYTDKIEREKALIEVNSEQDKNDIKSFIDSLQKGAYTDISVGVTEAVKILDAGHDPANAPIIVLLADGNNYLNEAAGGSQAQSDKRLQEAVKAAKSKGYPIYTIGLNADGQLNRAPLQQIAADTKGKFFETSTADKLPAILSEIFANHLKLKVVPIKSFTSNGQIQEVPITIPNANVLEANISIMSQKTVEVKLFDPAGKEVPIPSDPVRLSRSNAYTMLKMVQPQQGNWSLQVKGVPKEKIDINMIYNYDLQLEMEPVKAQTLNAGDVVPIKAALVSNGQKVSSPDLYKQMKGTLIISDKTDKKTSETPLTNTGSGFEGSFKIPADHQYELKIKAEDTSFYRETQPLVVDASSAAGAGTTTGQQPNTGANSDEKPFPWLMVAGGAVILLIVAAGALYALSIWRKANKGFAGQLAIEIVDEDTGDKSNPQYKKLNAFKGKVKLHQLLQLAPEFQETDKVIFLPGKNDTLIIENRSTCRIEKAGRVLDMSQGKELKKNDRIKISLTSVNKSVFVDYIV; from the coding sequence ATGATACGTTTCAGCGTGTTGTGTCGATACGTCCTTTGTACAGCACTGCTGCTGGTCTCTGTAATGACGGGTACACAACCTGGTTTTGCGCAAACCAGCGGAAGCAACATGGATGCCGTGCTGGTCGTGGACGTCAGTAATTCCATGACCCAAAGTGATAAAAACAAGGTAAGCAACGAAGCGATGAAAATGTTCGTGGACATGACATCGATCCAGAAGAACAAGATCGGGGTAATATCCTACACCGATAAGATTGAGCGCGAGAAAGCGTTGATCGAAGTGAATTCGGAGCAAGACAAGAACGATATCAAGTCCTTCATCGACAGTCTGCAAAAAGGGGCCTACACGGATATTTCCGTAGGGGTCACCGAAGCGGTAAAAATTCTCGATGCGGGCCATGATCCAGCCAATGCGCCGATCATCGTGCTGTTGGCAGACGGAAACAACTACTTGAATGAAGCGGCGGGAGGCTCGCAGGCCCAGTCGGATAAGCGACTGCAGGAGGCGGTGAAAGCAGCCAAGAGCAAAGGCTATCCGATCTATACCATTGGCCTGAATGCGGACGGGCAGTTGAACCGGGCGCCGCTCCAGCAAATTGCAGCGGATACAAAAGGGAAGTTTTTCGAAACGAGCACGGCGGACAAGCTGCCTGCGATTTTGAGTGAAATCTTTGCCAATCATCTCAAGCTGAAGGTCGTACCGATCAAAAGCTTCACTTCCAACGGACAGATTCAGGAAGTACCGATTACGATCCCGAATGCGAACGTCCTGGAAGCGAACATCTCGATCATGTCGCAAAAAACCGTAGAAGTGAAACTATTCGATCCAGCCGGGAAGGAAGTGCCGATCCCGTCCGATCCCGTTCGTCTCTCCCGTTCCAACGCGTACACGATGCTCAAGATGGTCCAGCCACAGCAGGGCAACTGGTCGCTGCAGGTAAAAGGAGTGCCGAAGGAAAAGATCGACATCAACATGATTTACAACTATGACCTGCAGCTGGAGATGGAGCCGGTCAAAGCTCAGACCTTAAACGCGGGGGATGTTGTTCCGATAAAGGCAGCATTGGTGAGCAACGGTCAGAAAGTAAGCAGTCCGGATCTGTACAAGCAGATGAAAGGGACATTGATCATCAGCGACAAGACGGATAAGAAAACGAGCGAAACGCCTTTGACCAATACGGGCAGCGGTTTTGAGGGAAGCTTCAAGATTCCTGCCGACCACCAGTATGAATTGAAAATCAAAGCAGAGGATACCAGCTTTTATCGGGAGACACAGCCACTGGTCGTCGATGCCTCTTCGGCGGCTGGGGCTGGCACAACTACAGGACAACAGCCGAATACAGGAGCAAACTCCGACGAGAAACCATTTCCGTGGCTGATGGTTGCGGGTGGAGCAGTGATTCTCCTGATCGTGGCTGCGGGAGCCCTTTATGCGCTGTCCATCTGGCGCAAAGCGAACAAAGGCTTTGCGGGACAGCTGGCCATCGAGATCGTGGATGAAGATACGGGTGACAAATCCAATCCACAGTACAAAAAGCTCAATGCCTTTAAAGGAAAGGTAAAGCTGCATCAGCTGCTGCAACTGGCACCGGAGTTTCAGGAGACCGACAAAGTCATCTTCCTGCCAGGGAAAAACGATACGCTGATTATCGAGAACCGTTCGACCTGTCGGATCGAAAAGGCTGGCCGTGTACTCGATATGAGCCAGGGCAAGGAATTAAAGAAAAACGATCGCATCAAGATTTCGTTAACGAGTGTCAATAAGTCCGTTTTTGTAGACTACATCGTCTAG